A genomic region of Miscanthus floridulus cultivar M001 chromosome 3, ASM1932011v1, whole genome shotgun sequence contains the following coding sequences:
- the LOC136546555 gene encoding large ribosomal subunit protein eL32z-like produces MAVPLLTQKIVKKRVKQFKRPHLDRYKCLKPSWRRPKGIDSRVRRKFKGCTLMPNIGYGSDKKTRHYLPNKFKKFVVHNVSELELLMMHNRTYCAEIAHNVSTKKRKEIVERAAQLDVVVTNKLARLRSQEDE; encoded by the exons ATGGCGGTGCCGCTGCTGACTCAGAAGATCGTGAAGAAGCGGGTCAAGCAGTTCAAGAGGCCCCACCTCGACCGCTACAAGTGCCTCAAG CCAAGCTGGCGCAGGCCCAAGGGTATCGACTCTCGTGTCAGGCGGAAGTTCAAAGGATGCACCTTGATGCCTAACATTGGATATGGCTCTGACAAGAAGACCAGGCACTATCTCCCCAACAAGTTTAAGAAGTTTGTCGTGCATAATGTATCTGAGCTGGAGTTGCTTATGATGCACAACAG GACATACTGTGCTGAAATTGCACACAATGTGTCCACTAAGAAGCGTAAGGAAATTGTGGAGCGAGCTGCTCAGCTTGACGTTGTGGTCACCAACAAACTTGCCCGTCTCCGCAGCCAGGAGGATGAGTAA
- the LOC136546556 gene encoding peptidyl-prolyl cis-trans isomerase FKBP15-1-like: protein MAKPQLLFFFLVAASATLLVATAKKSGEVTELQIGVKHKPESCSIQAHKGDKVKVHYRGKLTDGTVFDSSYERGDPIEFDLGSGQVIKGWDQGLLGMCVGEKRKLKIPSKLGYGPQGSPPTIPGGATLIFDTELVAVNGEPANQSDNEL, encoded by the exons ATGGCGAAGCCGCagcttcttttcttcttcctaGTCGCCGCCTCCGCGACGCTGCTCGTCG CCACGGCCAAGAAATCCGGGGAGGTGACGGAGCTCCAGATCGGCGTCAAG CACAAGCCGGAATCTTGCAGCATTCAAGCTCACAAAGGTGACAAGGTTAAAGTTCACTACCGT GGAAAACTTACTGATGGAACAGTTTTTGATTCAAGCTATGAAAGAGGTGACCCTATTGAATTTGATTTGGGCTCTGGACAGGTGATCAAAG GATGGGATCAGGGTCTCCTGGGAATGTGCGTTGGTGAAAAGCGGAAGTTGAAGATCCCATCAAAGCTTGGCTATGGACCTCAAGGCTCGCCACCTACTATTCCtg GTGGAGCAACCCTCATATTTGACACGGAGCTTGTCGCCGTCAATGGAGAACCAGCCAACCAATCTGACAACGAGCTTTAG